A stretch of DNA from Candidatus Binatia bacterium:
CCCTCACGCCACCCTTTTGGCTTTCCTGTTCACGGATGCGGCTTTGTCTTCCGCCACTCTTCGAGCTGTGCTCCGCACCATTCTCCCTACCACGTTCAACGCTGCGGTCGTGGACGGCGACACCAGCACGAACGATACCGTCGTATTCCTGGCCAGCGGGCAGACTTCTTTGGAACGGATCTCCACAAGCTCCCGCGACTTTGCTTCCCTTGCGGAGGCGGCTCACGACGTGGCCGCCGACCTGGCGCGCATGGTGGTGCGCGACGGCGAAGGTGCGACACGGGTTGTGGATATCGTCGTTCGTGGTGCGCACAACGATGCAGAAGCCGCACGGGCAGCCGATGCCGTTGCCCGCTCCCCACTGTGCAAAGCCGCTTTTTATGGAGGGGATCCGTATATGGGCCGCGTTGTGTGTGCCTTGGGCTACAGCGGCGCCCACTTCGACCCGAATCGCATTCGAATCTACCTGGAGGATCTCCTCGTGGTGGATCGCGGCCGGGAACTGGTCGCCAGCATCGAAGAGCAAGCGCAACGCATCGTACAAAGGCCGAACTTCCGACTCACCATTGACCTGCGGTGCGGCAACGGTCAGGCAGTGCGCATGTGCTCCGACCTCACCGAGGCATACGTGCGCTTCAACTCCGCGTACCGCACCTAGAGCCCGCCGCTCCGACCCCTCCGTTCGCGATCCTCTCCATCGCCCGCTCGCGCCCCGAATTCACAGCCGGCCGCCAACCTTCCTGGACAAGGTGTGTTTCTGCCGAGACATGGGGGTTCGTGAAGGGAGAGATGGCGTTCCTTCCAAACACGCTACGAACCGGAGACATCCCTTCCTCCCAGGCAGACGTCGGCCGCAGGCCGGGTGCCGGCGGAACCCAATGGCGCGTGTAGGGATAAGGGCGACCACAAGGGTCGCCCCTACAGGTTTTCGCGAGGAGGTGAGCCAAAGTCCGGGCGGTGTGCTGGGGTAACCGAGGGCCGGCAAGGATCCCGGCCCTCCCAGGGCGCCACTCCGACTCCACCTGGTCAGTTATGAAGGAGGTCGCAGCGCCTGCCCGTCGCGCCGAACCGCCAATCCGTTGCGCAAAAATTCCGGCTTCGTTCGCCCCCGGCAGCATGGTACGATGCCGGTGTTTTCGGCAACGAATGTTGGAGGCCGTCATGCGAAGTGTTTGGTGCTTGCTGTTCGCGCTCTTTCTAAATGCCGGGCTTGCAGGGGCGGTGGAAACCTGTCCGAGCGCTTCGGCGCGTTACGTTTCAGCGGTCGTCCTCGCAGCTCGCAACTGCTTGGTTCGTCAGCTCCCTTCGGGAAGAAACTGTTCGCCCAACAATCGCATTCCGAATCTTCGCGCGCAGAGAGTACAAACTTATTGCCCAGCCAACACGCTCCCTCGTCTGGCGTGTACGGCGCGACAAGCGCTGCTCTCCGCCGGGCTCCCGTACGAGTCTCTGATTACCAGCGGCTTTCTACACATCTGCACCGGAGCGTCTTGCGGCAACGGAGTGTTGGAACCGGGCGAACAGTGCGACGACGGTAACACGAGTGGCGGCGACAATTGCTCCGCGACGTGCCAAATCGAAGGCGGTGCGTGCAACGACGTATGTGCCGGCATTGTTCCCGTGGCAGGCACGGCCATCCGCGCCGAACGTGTGGCCAGCGGCCTGAACCGTCCCTTGTTCGTCACCGCACCTCCGCGCGACGTGAGCCGGCTGTTCATCGTCGAAAAGCCTGGCCGCATTCGCATCCTCAAGTGGGGCGCCTTGTTGCCGTCCCCGTTTCTCGACGTCTCTTCGCTCGTCTCCGGTGGTAGCGAACAGGGGTTGCTCGGATTGGCTTTTCATCCTCAGTTCGCCGACAATGGGCGGTTTTTCATCAACTACACAGACACGAGCGGGACGACGGTCATCGCAGAGTATCGCATTTCCTCGAATCCCGACGTGGCGGACCCAGGCTCGGCGCGGGTTGTGCTCCAAGTGAGCCAGCCGTTTGCCAATCACAACGGCGGTCATTTGGCTTTCGGTCCCGACGGGTACCTATACATCGGGTTAGGGGATGGTGGCAGTGCGGGCGATCCGGCCGGGAATGCCCAAAATCCGAACCAGTTGCTGGGCAAGATGTTGCGCATTGACGTGGACACGGGCTCCCCGTACGCAATTCCTCCCACCAATCCGTTCGTCGGCGCGGGCCCACCGCTAGACGAAATCTGGGCGCTCGGGCTGCGCAACCCGTGGCGCTACAGCTTCGACCGGACCACGGGTGACCTGTATATCGCCGACGTGGGACAGAACCGCTTCGAGGAAATCAACTTTCAGCCGGCCACTTCGACCGGCGGCGAGAACTACGGCTGGAACATCGTGGAAGGCAACGGGCATTGCTATCCGTCGGGAACATCTTGCAATCAAGCTGGTCTGACCCAGCCCGTCCACGAGTACGACCACAGCCAAGGCTGCTCGGTCACCGGCGGGTACGTGTACCGGGGTTGTAAAATGCCAGACCTACGCGGGACATACTTTTACGGAGACTTTTGCAGCGCGTTCGTGCGAACGTTCCGCATGGCCGGGGGCGTTGCCACCGATCACCAGGATCGCACTGCGGAGCTGGAAAGTAGCGGCGTATCGATCGACCAAATTGCGTCTTTCGGCGAAGATGCCCGCGGAGAGCTGTACATTGCGGACCTCGGTGGCGAGGTGTTCCAGATCGTTCCGGCAACTCCGTGAAGATCGAGGATGCCTCGGCAGCTCATAGACGCACCCGGTAAAGCCGCAGGGCGTTGCCAATGACAGACACGGAGCTGAAGCTCATCGCCGCCGCCGCGATCATCGGGTTCAGCAAAAGGCCCCACACCGGGTACAAAGCGCCCGCCGCAATCGGGATTGCCAAGGCATTGTAAAAAAACGCGAGAAACAGGTTTTCCCGAACGTTGCGCATGGTGGCTCGGCTCAACCGCCGCGCCCGCAACACCCCTCGCAGGTCACCATGCAACAGCGTGACGCTCGCGCTGGCCATCGCAATGTCGGTCCCGCTGGCCACGGCAAAGCTCACATGAGCCCGGGCCAGAGCCGGAGCGTCGTTGACGCCGTCCCCGATCATGGCCACGATATGTCCGCGGCGGCGATACTCGTCTACCCACCCGGCTTTTTCCACAGGGGACACCTCCGCGATAAACTCGCGAATCCCCAGCCGCTGGGCCACGAGCTCGGCCGCGCGGCGGTGATCCCCCGTCAACATCACGACCTGTATTCCTTCCGCGCTGAGCTCCCGCACGGTTTCCTGCGCCGATTCCCGCACTGGGTCCAGCAAACCGATCACTCCCGCGGGCACACGGTCTACAATGACCAGCACCACTGTGGCCCCGTTCTCTTGCAACCGGCTGACAACCTCCCCTGCCGACGCGATTTCACTTCCCTTATGCTGGGCAAACGCCGGAGAACCCGCCACCACCCGCTTTCCGGATACAACTCCACTGACACCTCCTCCGGGCTCGACCTCGACTTCGGCCGGTGTCGTCAGTGACACCCCGCGCTGCCGCGCCGCTTCCACGATGGCCTTGGCTACGGGATGTTCGCTCGCCTGTTCCAAGCTGGCCACAAGAGCAAGCAACTCGTCGGCGGAAAGGTGGTCGAAGCAGTGGACTTCCTGTACCTCCGGTTTCCCCAACGTCAGCGTGCCAGTCTTGTCTGCCAGCAGAAGATCGACTCGCTCCAACACTTCCAGGGCCTCGGCATTTTTCACCAACACGCCCGCCTGGGCACCGCGTCCCGTAGCCACCATGATCGACATCGGGGTGGCCAGGCCCAACGCACAAGGGCACGCGATGATGAGCACGGCAACGGCGTTCACCATGGCGTAGGCCACACGCGGCTCGGGCCCGAACCACAGCCACGCGGCAAACGTCACCCCCGCAATGGCAAGCACTCCGACCACGAAGACCCCTGCAACTTGATCGGCAAGACGTTGAATTGGAGCACGCGTGCGCTGTGCCTCTCGCACGAGCCGAACAATCTGCGCGAGGACCGTGTCCTCACCCACCCGCTCCACCCGCATCAAAATACTTCCGCTGCCGTTTACGGTGCCGCCGATCAGCGGTGCCCCAATTTGTTTCGGTACGGGAACCGATTCGCCCGTCAACATGGATTCGTCTACAACCGTTGCACCCTCGATCACCACCCCATCGAGCGGGATTTTGGCACCGGGCCGGATGCGCAACACATCGCCGCGGCGAACCTCGCTCACCGGGATCTCGTGCTCGCGCCCATCCGCCTCGACCCGCACCGCGACCGCGGGGATTAAAGACAAAAGGCCTCGCAGTGCGGCGCCCGTGCGTTTGCGGGCGCGCAGTTCCAACACTTGCCCAACCAGCACCAAGACCACGATCCCGGCGGCCGCCTCGAAATACACGGGCACCTCGGCACCATGCCCGACTCCTGCTGGCAAAATTCCGGGCCACCACGTGGCCACAACGCTGTACGCCCATGCCGTGAACACCCCGAGGCCAATGAGCGTGAACATGTTCGGGGAGCGTGCCAGTACAGAACGCCACGCACGTTCGAAAAACGGCCACCCCGAGTACCAAACCACGGGCGTGGCGAGGACCAATTCCAGCCAGTGTTGCGCACCCGGTGGCCACGAAAGTTGGAAAGGCAACAGCATGGAACCCATTGCCAAGGCCAGAACCGGAATGGTGAGCACCGTACCCACGGCCAGTCGCTTCTGTAAATCTCGCAACTCTCCGCCACCCTCTTCCCAAGCGCCGGATACCGGTTCGAGCGCCATGCCGCATACCGGGCAGCTCCCCGGACCGATCTGCCGGACCTCGGGGTGCATGGGGCAGGTGTATTCCTCGGTCGTTGCCGGCGACTCGGACACGGGCGCTTTCGCAAGGAACCGGTCTCGGCAGTGCCTGCTACAGAACCAAAATTCTTGTCCCTCGTGCTTCACGCTCCCTCCAGGAGCGTTGCCACGAGTCACCCGCATCCCGCACACCGGATCGGTCGCAAACAGGAA
This window harbors:
- a CDS encoding copper-translocating P-type ATPase, which codes for MKPAKDQSWEHWRGVDPVCGMKVDPSEPKGGSALWNGVTFGFCSARCRERFVASPETFLFATDPVCGMRVTRGNAPGGSVKHEGQEFWFCSRHCRDRFLAKAPVSESPATTEEYTCPMHPEVRQIGPGSCPVCGMALEPVSGAWEEGGGELRDLQKRLAVGTVLTIPVLALAMGSMLLPFQLSWPPGAQHWLELVLATPVVWYSGWPFFERAWRSVLARSPNMFTLIGLGVFTAWAYSVVATWWPGILPAGVGHGAEVPVYFEAAAGIVVLVLVGQVLELRARKRTGAALRGLLSLIPAVAVRVEADGREHEIPVSEVRRGDVLRIRPGAKIPLDGVVIEGATVVDESMLTGESVPVPKQIGAPLIGGTVNGSGSILMRVERVGEDTVLAQIVRLVREAQRTRAPIQRLADQVAGVFVVGVLAIAGVTFAAWLWFGPEPRVAYAMVNAVAVLIIACPCALGLATPMSIMVATGRGAQAGVLVKNAEALEVLERVDLLLADKTGTLTLGKPEVQEVHCFDHLSADELLALVASLEQASEHPVAKAIVEAARQRGVSLTTPAEVEVEPGGGVSGVVSGKRVVAGSPAFAQHKGSEIASAGEVVSRLQENGATVVLVIVDRVPAGVIGLLDPVRESAQETVRELSAEGIQVVMLTGDHRRAAELVAQRLGIREFIAEVSPVEKAGWVDEYRRRGHIVAMIGDGVNDAPALARAHVSFAVASGTDIAMASASVTLLHGDLRGVLRARRLSRATMRNVRENLFLAFFYNALAIPIAAGALYPVWGLLLNPMIAAAAMSFSSVSVIGNALRLYRVRL
- the argJ gene encoding arginine biosynthesis bifunctional protein ArgJ codes for the protein MGRNDSSLRRVSTSSGEHSGTPSSTESVVVKDLSSAPSVRVPGFQFAGVASGIKESGKPDVAVIYAERPVSVAAAFTTNVVQAAPVQIAREHVKSGRLQAIVVNSGNANAFTGAAGVRDARTMCRVAAAALRISPRAVLPCSTGRIGVPLPMERVTEGIRAACQQLSPDGFAAALAAIMTTDSFPKFSQRTLSIGGQVVTIAGMAKGAGMIAPRLAIAPHATLLAFLFTDAALSSATLRAVLRTILPTTFNAAVVDGDTSTNDTVVFLASGQTSLERISTSSRDFASLAEAAHDVAADLARMVVRDGEGATRVVDIVVRGAHNDAEAARAADAVARSPLCKAAFYGGDPYMGRVVCALGYSGAHFDPNRIRIYLEDLLVVDRGRELVASIEEQAQRIVQRPNFRLTIDLRCGNGQAVRMCSDLTEAYVRFNSAYRT